The Heterodontus francisci isolate sHetFra1 chromosome 23, sHetFra1.hap1, whole genome shotgun sequence nucleotide sequence aaaatacgagtcctcaaaaaaaatatagaaaaaatagaagcactttcatagcaATACAATCAGGAAATGCTTTGCGCACTTTAAGCCTGTATACAACTTGTCTACAAGATTCACCAAGCTTCCAATTCTTATATAAATTCGAAGTCCTTATTTGGATTTGGATGATTTGGATAAAATGCTTGAGCTGCATTCCAATTGTCAGTGCTGATTTGAAACAATGGTTTCAATGGAGTAtaggtgagaaatataaagactgGTTTGCAGGCTCACCTTTTATTGCAGGCCCTCCTGTACCAAGGCCTCCACTGCCTGATTAGTGCATTGGGTTGTGTTCCCCGGCAAATTCTATTTACAAAAAACAGAAACAGCTTTAGAAGCAGCCCTTTAACTGCTGCTGCTCCCTGATAGTCTGACCTTGGCGCTCTCTCAGGCATCATGTGCTGCACTCTTGATCTCCTATTCAAACACGGTAATGAGCTAGCCTTAATTAATCTGGTGAATTCAGCTTGGATGCCAGGACCATGGGATTGATGTTAACCctacccattgaccagaaaccgaacaggTGACTTGCCAACTCAGAACTTGCTATTGATACTGTCATCTTGAGTTCAACCTTAAAGGCTATTGGAAGGCTGTACACTATGTCGGAACTTGGCAACGGCTGTTGAAAGCTTCTGGAGGGCATTCAATGTTCCTGGAAAATGATTGATTCTGATGGAGATGAAAGGAAAGTCTGTCAAATCCATGCTCTTGGAAGCTACAGCAGAATGGTGAGTGCTGCTTGGAACTGGCGATAGCTTTTGGAAACTGATAGCAACACTTAGAAACTGTTGGATATTGTTAGAGGGTGGTGGAAGGTATTGGAAACTATTGAAAGATACTGCATGATACTGAAGGTCACTGGCAAATGTTGAAGATGGTTGAACGCAGTTTGAAACTACGAAAGGCAAGATGCTAGAAACAACTAGAAACACTTGCAGGATATTAGAGTTTGGTTGAAGCTATTGAAATATGTCCAAGACTCTGATGGAGAATCATATCAATGCTATTTTAAATCAATTCACTGGAAACATTTGAAATCAGATGAAAGCTTGAGGATCAAACTGTCTCCTAAAGGGTTTTCCTTCACTCAATGCTCAAACTTGGATCtgaaaagtatttttaaaaattgaaattttgACATAAAGAGCTTGGAGTTGGAAAGTTCTGTCACAGTGATATGATTATAACCCATTTTCTAATAAAAGGATTATGCTCATTTTTCTATCTTTTCTGATCATTAATTAAAAtttccgaaactaacaccttctgtgcCATGGGGATGTTATAGTTCTTATGGATCTGTCCCTTCCTTACATAGAGTTAGCTGCCTAGAAATGTGCAGGTGATGTGCTCATATTACAGGCATGAAATTGGTGCCAAAGCATCCAATATGAAAAGCAGTGTTCGCGCGCTCATTCCCTGTTGGAATGgtgctgcctgccatattggaaaCAAAGTGACTCAGGACAACGCAACCCAGCATCGACGTCATCAGAGAGCTCCCAGCTTTGCACATGCACAGAACGgacccttgctgtcagtatggtgctgcacatgcacagcctccgtcagcactcagcttgccaggactaatttgcgcATGCGTGCGAAAGCATCATCACGTACTGCAATGTCTGCTCACCACTCACTCCCCGCCTTGCCACTTCTCCCCCCTTGGCCAGTCAGTCCCCACTTAAACCTACCTGTGCCCGCCTGCCTGCCTCGCCGTTTCTTCCCCTCTACTCTGCCTCTGCTTCCCCGCTCCCTCTCACTTCGAGTCCCCGTTCCCTCCCACTTCTGCTTCCCGCTCCCTCCTTCTTCTGGTCCCCATGATCGCGGCCTTTCTTCCTCTCACGGGggaagtggagggagagagagagtgacaagatagacaggggagaggagggagactgCGAACGGGATGGagtggggagcagaggcagagtAGAGGAGGTGAAGCAGCGAGGCTGGAAGTGACTGGCCCACAGGTGTGGGTGATGGGAAGGCTGGTGAGGTAGGGAGCAAATGGCCGAGGGGATTGAAGCGGTGAAGTGGCGAGGCATGGAGCAAGTGGTGAGCAGATGGGCGCAGGAGACAGCGGCAATGGTAGGAGGGAACAAAGTACTGTtggaggtgggatggaggtggtgatcgcagccactgtgggcatttggATTTCATTTGCTttagtttttgtgataaattgagcagcgccatctttactactggtaGCTGCCAAAACATCACAGACAGTggcgtttcagtggatgaggctgcatttgcgcatgtgcaagtactacgCCACCTAGTGATTgctttgtcagcaaacgcagcctattgGACAACACAAATCGGGGACTAATGTTTGTAAAATCATGAGCTGATGAGCACATTAGCTGTACGTTGTGCAATCGGTATTCTCGTAGTGCTTGGCAGCCAAACCAGCGCAGCTGTTGGAGGATGGAGCAGGAAAGGTAACTCTTCATTTCGTTTActccatccgcagtattttgcttttgtcttcatTTTGTGAACTTACTTTATTGCAGCACGGGCTGGATCAGGAGTGGTCCTCTCAGATCCACAATAAATTCTCAGGCTGTTGCCAGTCTTTATTTCCAATTGCCTGCCCTCTCCCAGCTCTCTTCTTATGATATTCATACCTCCCAAGACCAGAAAGCTTCCTCTAGAGCTACAACTGGCACCTGAAGCTCATCCGTTACAAACAAAGGAAGCCAGTAGATTGGTTTCCCTGTGGTACTGCTACTGGCCTCATTAGCCATGCAGACAGTGAAGATTGCACAGGTACAGAAGGGCTGTCAGTGTGAGATTACACAGAGGAACAAGGGCTATCAGTGTGAGATTACAGAGAGGAACAAGGGCTATCAGTGTGAGATTACAGAGGGGGAGAAGAGCTATCAGTGTGAGATTACACAGAGGAACAAGGGCTATCAGTGTGAGATTACAGAGGGGGAGAAGAGCTATCAGTGTGAGATTACAGAGGGGGAGAAGAGCTATCATTGTGAGATTACACAGAGGAAGAAAGGCTATCATTGTGAGATTACACAGGGGGAGAAGGGCCATCATTGTGACATTAGACAAGGGGAGAAGGGCTATCATTGTGAGATTACAGAAGGGGAGAAGGGCTATCACTGTGAGATTACACAGGGGTAGAAGGGCCATCATTGTGAGATTACACAAGGGGAGAAGGGCTATCGTTGTGAGATTACACAAGGGGAGAAGGGCTATCATTGTGAGATTACACAGGGGGAGAAGGGCCATCATTGTGAGATTACACAGGGGGAGAAGGGCCATCATTGTGAGATTACACAGAGGAAGAAAGGCTATCATTGTGAGATTACACAAGGGGAGAAGGGCTATCATTGTGAGATTACACAAGGGGAGAAGGGCTATCATTGTGAGATTACACAAGGGGAGAAGGGCTATCATTGTGAGATTACACAGAGGAAGAAGGGCTATCATTGTGAGATTACACAAGGGGAGAAGGGCAATCATTGTCAGATTACACAAGGGGAGAAGGGCTATCATTGTGAGATTACACAGAGGAAGAAGGGCTATCATTGTGAGATTACACAAGGGGAGAAGGGCCATCATTGTCAGATTACACAAGGGGAGAAGGGCTATCATTGTGAGATTACACAGAGGAAGAAGGGCTATCATTGTGAGATTACACAAGGGGAGAAGGGCCATCATTGTGAGATTACACAAGGGGAGAAGGGCCATCATTGCGAGATTACACAGGGAGAGAAGGGCCATCATTTCAAGATTACACTGGAGAAGAAGGGCTATCATTGTGAGATTACACAAGGGGAGAAGGGCCATCATTACAAGATTACACAGGGGGAGAAGGGCTATCATTGTGAGATTACACACGGAAAGAAGGGCCATCATTGTAAGATTACACAGGAGGAGAAGGGCTATCATTGTGAGATTACACACGGAGAGAAGGGCCATCATGGTGAGATTACACAGGGAGAGAAGGGCCATCATGGTGAGATTACACAGGGAGAGAAGGGCCATCATTGTGAGATTATACAGGGGGAGAAGGGCCATCATGGTGAGATTACACAGGGGGGGAATGGCCATCATTGTGAGATTACACACGGAGAGAAGGGCCATCATTGTGAGATTACACAGGAGGAGAAGGGCTATCATTGTGAGATTACACACGGAGAGAAGGGCCATCATTGTGAGATTACACAGGGGGGGAAGGGCCATCATTGTGAGATTACACACGGAGAGAAGGGCCATCATTGTGAGATTACACAGGAGGAGAAGGGCTATCATTGTGAGATTGCACACAGAGAGAAGGGCCATCATTGCGACATTACACAGGGGGAGAAGGGCCATCATTGCGAGATTACACACGGAGAGAAGGGCTATCATTGTGAGATTACACACGGAGAGAAGGGCCATCATTGTGAGATTATACAGGGGGAGAAGGGCTATCATTATGAGATTACATAGGGGGAGAAGGGCCATCATGGTGAGATTACACAGGGGGGGAATGGCCATCATGGTGAGATTACACAGGGGGAGAAGGGCCATCATTGTGAGATTACACAGGGGGAGAAGGGCTATCATTGTGAGATTACACAGGGGGAGAAGGGCCATCATTGTGAGATTACACAGGAGGAGAAGGGCTATCATTGTGAGATTACACACGGAGAGAAGGGCCATCATTGTGAGATTACACAGGAGGAGAAGGGCAATCATTGCGAGATTACACACGGAGAGAAGGGCCATCATTGTGAGATTACACAGGAGGAGAAGGGCTATCATTGTGAGATTACACACGGAGAGAAGGGCCATCATTGTGAGATTACACAGGGGGAGAAGGGATATCATTGTGAGATTACACAGGGGGGGAAGGGCCATCATTGTCAGATTACACAGGGGGAGAAGGGTCATCATTGCGAGATTACACACGGAGAGAAGGGCCATCATTGTGAGATTTCACGGGGGGGGAAGGGCTATCATTGTGAGATTACACACGGAGAGAAGGGTCATCATTGTGAGATTACACAGGAGGAGAAGGGCTATCATTGTGAGATTGCACACAGAGAGAAGGGCCATCATTGCGAGATTACACAGGGGGAGAAGGGCCATCATTGTGTGATTACACTGGGGAGAAGGGCCATCATTGCGAGATTACACACGGAGAGAAGGGATAT carries:
- the LOC137382912 gene encoding zinc finger protein 728-like; protein product: MQTVKIAQVQKGCQCEITQRNKGYQCEITERNKGYQCEITEGEKSYQCEITQRNKGYQCEITEGEKSYQCEITEGEKSYHCEITQRKKGYHCEITQGEKGHHCDIRQGEKGYHWEKGYRCEITQGEKGYHCEITQGEKGHHCEITQGEKGHHCEITQRKKGYHCEITQGEKGYHCEITQGEKGYHCEITQGEKGYHCEITQRKKGYHCEITQGEKGNHCQITQGEKGYHCEITQRKKGYHCEITQGEKGHHCQITQGEKGYHCEITQRKKGYHCEITQGEKGHHCEITQGEKGHHCEITQGEKGHHFKITLEKKGYHCEITQGEKGHHYKITQGEKGYHCEITHGKKGHHCKITQEEKGYHCEITHGEKGHHGEITQGEKGHHGEITQGEKGHHCEIIQGEKGHHGEITQGGNGHHCEITHGEKGHHCEITQEEKGYHCEITHGEKGHHCEITQGGKGHHCEITHGEKGHHCEITQEEKGYHCEIAHREKGHHCDITQGEKGHHCEITHGEKGYHCEITHGEKGHHCEIIQGEKGYHYEIT